One part of the Nocardioides zeae genome encodes these proteins:
- a CDS encoding septum formation family protein: MSEQPSTPDPGAPGPYGAPHAASYPAGPLVPERLAPPLPTYPGPDAPPSAEGSRLASAALALACLPLGVTNVLGVVLGAVGMAAGPRVRPRWGMSVAAVVVGTLWMAAGAGIGVAVWTADRDADPDTAARVAELGDEVDDLRGDVFDALGPGGAYSETEVFAELDDEEERAAVEVLDEDVPVTDLAPGTCVLDPALNQVLWTGEHLPRVLATVDCADAHDAELVGTITVPSRAAEDGWDSDPFWEFAYDTCDDAFYDYAGDSGYWEAEDVYTAFVPPSEEAWDAGDRTVHCFASGEVLTTGSLRAVEAG, encoded by the coding sequence GTGTCCGAGCAACCGTCCACCCCCGACCCCGGGGCGCCGGGCCCGTACGGCGCACCCCACGCCGCGTCGTACCCGGCGGGACCGCTCGTCCCCGAGCGGCTCGCTCCGCCGCTCCCGACGTACCCCGGACCCGACGCGCCCCCCTCAGCCGAGGGCAGCCGCCTCGCCTCCGCCGCGCTCGCCCTCGCGTGCCTGCCGCTCGGCGTCACCAACGTGCTCGGGGTCGTGCTCGGCGCCGTCGGCATGGCCGCCGGCCCGCGGGTGCGGCCGCGGTGGGGCATGTCCGTCGCCGCCGTCGTCGTGGGCACGCTCTGGATGGCGGCGGGAGCCGGGATCGGGGTCGCCGTGTGGACGGCGGACCGTGACGCCGACCCCGACACGGCCGCCCGGGTCGCGGAGCTGGGCGACGAGGTCGACGACCTGCGCGGCGACGTGTTCGACGCGCTGGGACCCGGCGGCGCCTACTCCGAGACCGAGGTGTTCGCGGAGCTCGACGACGAGGAGGAGCGTGCGGCGGTCGAGGTCCTCGACGAGGACGTGCCCGTCACCGATCTCGCGCCGGGCACGTGCGTCCTCGACCCCGCGCTGAACCAGGTGCTGTGGACGGGGGAGCACCTCCCGAGGGTCCTCGCCACCGTCGACTGCGCCGACGCGCACGACGCCGAGCTGGTGGGGACGATCACCGTGCCCTCCCGCGCCGCCGAGGACGGCTGGGACAGCGACCCGTTCTGGGAGTTCGCCTACGACACCTGCGACGACGCCTTCTACGACTACGCCGGCGACAGCGGCTACTGGGAGGCGGAGGACGTCTACACGGCCTTCGTCCCCCCGTCGGAGGAGGCGTGGGACGCCGGCGACCGCACCGTCCACTGCTTCGCGTCGGGCGAGGTCCTGACGACGGGCTCCCTGCGCGCCGTCGAGGCCGGCTGA
- a CDS encoding PrsW family intramembrane metalloprotease, with the protein MPARHRDNIAFTVVVWVLVALGAAAVLLVLALSGAAGTLVLATALAALPVGPVVATYLWLDRYEPEPRGLLVAGLLWGACVATSAAIVLGGVGGLVAPLDRTASAVLVAPVTEEATKGLFLVLLLWWRRHELDGVLDGIVYAGMVGVGFAFTENILYLAAAYDGADGLGPGGVEAVTVTFVLRCLLSPFAHPFFTAFLGIGVGLAVTSRSRVVRLGAPVVGYGVAVGWHALWNASTMLPTGFFGTYGLLMLPAFLLLVAVAVWCRALERRVLTAALEDAAERGLLPAADIPWIADLRLRRQVRADARRGGGARAAGIVREYQEAAVELGFLHHRVLRGTAPDDFVQRGQVHLRRMRATRPLIPIPAQVVTVR; encoded by the coding sequence ATGCCGGCCCGCCATCGCGACAACATCGCCTTCACGGTGGTGGTGTGGGTGCTGGTCGCGCTCGGCGCGGCGGCGGTCCTGCTGGTGCTGGCGCTCTCGGGCGCGGCCGGCACGCTCGTGCTCGCGACGGCGCTCGCCGCGCTGCCCGTCGGGCCGGTGGTGGCGACCTACCTGTGGTTGGACCGCTACGAGCCGGAGCCGCGCGGCCTCCTCGTCGCCGGCCTCCTCTGGGGTGCCTGCGTGGCGACGTCGGCGGCGATCGTGCTCGGCGGTGTCGGTGGCCTGGTGGCGCCCCTCGACCGGACCGCGTCCGCGGTGCTCGTCGCGCCGGTCACCGAGGAGGCGACCAAGGGCCTCTTCCTCGTGCTGCTCCTGTGGTGGCGGCGCCACGAGCTCGACGGGGTGCTGGACGGCATCGTCTACGCGGGGATGGTGGGGGTGGGCTTCGCCTTCACCGAGAACATCCTCTACCTCGCGGCGGCCTACGACGGGGCCGACGGGCTGGGGCCCGGGGGCGTCGAGGCCGTCACGGTCACGTTCGTCCTCCGCTGCCTCCTCAGCCCGTTCGCCCACCCCTTCTTCACGGCCTTCCTCGGCATCGGGGTGGGCCTGGCCGTGACGTCACGCTCCCGGGTGGTGCGACTGGGTGCGCCGGTGGTGGGGTACGGGGTGGCCGTGGGCTGGCACGCGCTCTGGAACGCCTCGACCATGCTCCCGACGGGCTTCTTCGGCACCTACGGGCTGCTCATGCTGCCCGCGTTCCTCCTCCTCGTGGCGGTGGCCGTCTGGTGCCGGGCGCTGGAGCGCCGGGTGCTCACCGCCGCGCTCGAGGACGCGGCCGAGCGCGGCCTGCTGCCGGCCGCCGACATCCCGTGGATCGCCGACCTCCGGTTGCGGCGGCAGGTGCGTGCCGACGCCCGACGGGGAGGCGGTGCGCGAGCGGCGGGCATCGTGCGGGAGTATCAGGAGGCGGCGGTGGAGCTCGGCTTCCTCCACCACCGGGTGCTCCGCGGCACGGCTCCCGACGACTTCGTCCAACGGGGGCAGGTGCACCTGCGGCGCATGCGGGCCACCCGCCCCCTCATCCCGATTCCTGCACAGGTGGTGACCGTCAGATGA
- a CDS encoding GTPase, which produces MSTSDDRGRADGPPRRGARSGATEAGGVAQTGNAPMLTALVQLRSALQAAHLPLETPGVEAVREARTEMIDQLEDYAIPRLMAVEAPLLTVVAGSTGAGKSTLVNSLVGHRVSQAGVLRPTTRSAVLVHHPDDRSWFGPDRLLPELRRVEDPTTDPGCLQLVATDAVPKGLAILDAPDIDSVDRHNRELAAQLMAAADLWLFVTSAARYADQVPWEFLKEAGERSTAVAIVLDRTPADAVETVAAHLARMLASRGLKDSPLFIVHEGDPGTDGVLPPAEVNDVVTWLASLAADQKARESVVRQTLSGTIRTLSRHSHQIADAAEKQVDEARRLRAAVDSVYDEVVFDLEQQVVDGSLMAGELLARWQEFVGNGELLRSLETRVGLIRDRIVNAVKGKPQQAEQVAVAVAATAGAEVVAQAERATTELVERWRSSDAGTALVATGDRLERPSRELARAAERTVREWQREITDLVREESGDKRTSARFMAFGVDGLGSTLAVVVLGGPSSSGGRQLLDAVLGPETTGRLVTTATASLRERVRAVLEAERARYAGVVDRLEVGEDASLRVRAASRRVDDIRFADRSALRSAAAGTAPGTARR; this is translated from the coding sequence ATGAGCACTTCCGACGACCGTGGACGAGCCGACGGGCCGCCGCGCCGCGGCGCGCGGTCCGGAGCGACCGAGGCGGGCGGTGTCGCCCAGACGGGCAACGCCCCGATGCTCACCGCGCTCGTGCAGCTCCGCAGCGCCCTCCAGGCGGCGCACCTGCCGCTGGAGACGCCCGGTGTGGAGGCCGTGCGCGAGGCGCGCACGGAGATGATCGACCAGCTGGAGGACTACGCGATCCCGCGCCTCATGGCGGTCGAGGCGCCGCTGCTGACGGTCGTGGCGGGGTCCACCGGGGCCGGGAAGTCGACCCTCGTGAACTCGCTCGTGGGCCACCGCGTCTCCCAGGCCGGCGTGCTCCGCCCCACCACGCGCTCCGCCGTGCTGGTGCACCACCCCGACGACCGCTCGTGGTTCGGCCCCGACCGGCTGCTGCCCGAGCTGCGCCGGGTCGAGGACCCCACGACCGACCCGGGGTGCCTGCAGCTGGTGGCGACCGATGCGGTGCCGAAGGGCCTCGCGATCCTCGACGCGCCCGACATCGACTCCGTCGACCGTCACAACCGCGAGCTCGCCGCGCAGCTCATGGCGGCAGCGGACCTCTGGCTCTTCGTCACCTCGGCGGCGCGGTACGCCGACCAGGTGCCGTGGGAGTTCCTCAAGGAGGCGGGGGAGCGCTCGACCGCCGTCGCGATCGTGCTCGACCGCACCCCGGCCGACGCCGTCGAGACCGTCGCGGCGCACCTCGCACGCATGCTCGCGAGCCGCGGCCTCAAGGACTCCCCGCTCTTCATCGTGCACGAGGGCGACCCCGGCACCGACGGCGTGCTACCGCCGGCGGAGGTCAACGACGTCGTCACCTGGCTGGCCAGCCTCGCGGCCGACCAGAAGGCGCGGGAGTCGGTGGTGCGCCAGACCCTGTCGGGCACGATCCGCACGCTGTCGCGCCACAGCCACCAGATCGCCGACGCTGCCGAGAAGCAGGTCGACGAGGCCCGGCGGCTCCGCGCGGCGGTGGACAGCGTCTACGACGAGGTCGTCTTCGACCTCGAGCAGCAGGTCGTCGACGGCTCGCTCATGGCGGGGGAGCTGCTCGCCCGCTGGCAGGAGTTCGTCGGCAACGGCGAGCTGCTCCGCTCGCTGGAGACGCGCGTCGGTCTCATCCGTGACCGCATCGTCAACGCGGTCAAGGGCAAGCCGCAGCAGGCCGAGCAGGTCGCCGTGGCGGTGGCGGCCACCGCGGGGGCGGAGGTCGTCGCCCAGGCCGAGCGCGCCACCACCGAGCTCGTCGAGCGCTGGCGGTCGTCGGACGCCGGAACAGCCCTCGTCGCGACCGGCGACCGCCTGGAGCGCCCGTCCCGCGAGCTGGCCCGCGCGGCCGAGCGCACCGTGCGGGAGTGGCAGCGGGAGATCACCGACCTGGTGCGCGAGGAGTCGGGGGACAAGCGCACCTCGGCCCGCTTCATGGCCTTCGGCGTCGACGGCCTCGGGTCCACCCTCGCCGTCGTCGTGCTGGGCGGTCCCTCGTCCTCGGGCGGGCGGCAGCTGCTCGACGCCGTGCTCGGGCCCGAGACCACCGGGCGACTCGTCACCACGGCGACCGCGTCGCTGCGGGAGCGCGTGCGTGCGGTCCTCGAGGCGGAGCGTGCCCGCTACGCGGGGGTCGTCGACCGGCTCGAGGTCGGGGAGGACGCGAGCCTGCGGGTCCGTGCCGCCTCCCGGCGCGTGGACGACATCCGCTTCGCCGACCGCTCCGCGCTGCGCAGTGCTGCAGCCGGTACGGCACCGGGCACCGCGCGCCGCTGA
- a CDS encoding SDR family NAD(P)-dependent oxidoreductase, with protein MLQEVAALHPDHPDVTTVKRAASYMYKLIKKTRRAEIRMERQTHDQEIIERTATGSRMRIDDETAGIPLVSTAPGAFAGELITARGCYICKQDFTLVDAFYHWLCPSCAAKSHAKREQRTDLTGKRALLTGGRAKIGMYIALRLLRDGADLTITTRFPRDAVRRFAALEDSDDWLHRLKVVGIDLRDPTQVLALADDVAAGGPLDIIVNNACQTVRRSPGAYSQLVEMESAPLPNDRVLPEMVTFDRVSEAHPAAIAGALADVAVAHHEGESVEHAQAVHNAASLTALALKAGNASLEAHLAGTAVDAGGLLPDLQTTNSWTQVVDEVDPLELLEVQFCNSIAPFLLISRLRPAMREAVRRGARRAYVVNVSAMEGQFSRRYKGPGHPHTNMAKAALNMLTRTSAGEMFETDRILMTAVDTGWITDERPHQEKLRIAAEGWHAPLDLVDGAARVYDPIVRGEAGEDLFGCFVKDYEPSPW; from the coding sequence GTGCTGCAGGAGGTCGCGGCGCTCCACCCGGACCACCCCGACGTCACGACGGTGAAGCGCGCCGCGTCGTACATGTACAAGCTCATCAAGAAGACCCGTCGCGCCGAGATCCGCATGGAGCGGCAGACCCACGACCAGGAGATCATCGAGCGCACCGCGACCGGGTCGCGGATGCGGATCGACGACGAGACCGCCGGGATCCCGCTCGTCTCGACGGCGCCGGGCGCCTTCGCGGGCGAGCTCATCACGGCGCGCGGCTGCTACATCTGCAAGCAGGACTTCACGCTCGTCGACGCCTTCTACCACTGGCTGTGCCCCTCCTGCGCCGCGAAGTCGCACGCCAAGCGGGAGCAGCGCACCGACCTCACCGGCAAGCGGGCGCTGCTGACGGGCGGCCGGGCGAAGATCGGCATGTACATCGCGCTCCGCCTCCTCCGCGACGGCGCCGACCTGACGATCACGACGCGGTTCCCGCGGGACGCCGTACGGCGCTTCGCCGCCCTCGAGGACTCCGACGACTGGCTGCACCGCCTCAAGGTCGTCGGGATCGACCTCCGCGACCCGACCCAGGTGCTCGCCCTGGCCGACGACGTCGCGGCGGGCGGCCCGCTCGACATCATCGTCAACAACGCCTGCCAGACGGTGCGGCGCTCCCCGGGCGCCTACTCCCAGCTCGTCGAGATGGAGTCGGCGCCGCTGCCGAACGACCGGGTGCTGCCCGAGATGGTCACCTTCGACCGGGTCTCGGAGGCCCACCCGGCCGCGATCGCCGGCGCGCTCGCCGACGTGGCCGTGGCCCACCACGAGGGCGAGTCGGTCGAGCACGCCCAGGCGGTGCACAACGCCGCGTCGCTGACGGCCCTCGCGCTGAAGGCCGGCAACGCCTCCCTCGAGGCGCACCTCGCCGGCACGGCCGTCGACGCCGGCGGCCTGCTGCCCGACCTCCAGACCACCAACTCGTGGACCCAGGTCGTCGACGAGGTCGACCCGCTGGAGCTCCTCGAGGTGCAGTTCTGCAACTCGATCGCGCCCTTCCTGCTCATCAGCCGGCTGCGTCCCGCGATGCGGGAGGCCGTACGTCGCGGGGCCCGCCGCGCCTACGTCGTCAACGTCTCGGCGATGGAGGGCCAGTTCTCCCGGCGCTACAAGGGGCCGGGACACCCGCACACCAACATGGCGAAGGCCGCGCTCAACATGCTCACGCGCACGAGCGCGGGGGAGATGTTCGAGACCGACCGGATCCTCATGACGGCCGTGGACACGGGCTGGATCACCGACGAGCGCCCCCACCAGGAGAAGCTCCGCATCGCCGCCGAGGGGTGGCACGCGCCGCTCGACCTGGTCGACGGGGCCGCGCGGGTCTACGACCCCATCGTGCGCGGCGAGGCCGGCGAGGACCTGTTCGGCTGCTTCGTGAAGGACTACGAGCCCAGCCCCTGGTGA
- a CDS encoding aminopeptidase P family protein produces the protein MTAETDASAPTGPEKGTESHDPAVPAAYAAFMRTGWAEVERDVPAHPIQPWAAARRERLATAFPGERLVLPAGSFKQRSNDTDYRFRPDTAHTYFSGNHTTDAVLVLTDGEPVLYARPRSGRDSDEFFRDRQYGALWAGERPSLAELEASLGLPVRHRDELDAELRRGGKTRVLRGVDATVDATTAAEGDAAADGELARVASELRLVKDAWEVEELQEACDITTLGFEDAVREWPQVLEHGERWLEGTFFRRARAMGNDLGYDSIVGAGSHATTLHWIDNTGPVVPGQLILLDMGVEGRNLYTADVTRTLPVDGRFTPLQRDLYQLVLDAQQAGIDTVRPGVAFTAVHQAAMTVLAHGLGDLGLLPCSPEEALDPDSRVYARWTLHGTSHMLGMDVHDCAQASVDVYPRGDLAEGMCLTVEPGLYFQADDLLVPEELRGIGIRIEDDVLVTADGCRNLSAALPRTVSDVEEWMGRLVP, from the coding sequence ATGACTGCGGAGACGGACGCCAGCGCCCCGACCGGTCCCGAGAAGGGCACCGAGTCCCACGACCCGGCGGTGCCGGCGGCGTACGCGGCGTTCATGCGCACCGGCTGGGCCGAGGTGGAGCGCGACGTGCCGGCGCACCCGATCCAGCCGTGGGCCGCAGCCCGGCGCGAGCGCCTCGCGACGGCGTTCCCCGGCGAGCGGCTCGTGCTGCCCGCGGGGTCGTTCAAGCAGCGCTCCAACGACACCGACTACCGCTTCCGCCCCGACACCGCGCACACCTACTTCAGCGGCAACCACACCACCGACGCCGTGCTGGTCCTCACCGACGGGGAGCCCGTGCTCTACGCGCGGCCCCGCTCGGGGCGGGACTCGGACGAGTTCTTCCGCGACCGCCAGTACGGCGCGCTCTGGGCCGGCGAGCGGCCGTCCCTGGCCGAGCTGGAGGCGTCCCTGGGCCTGCCGGTCCGTCACCGCGACGAGCTCGACGCCGAGCTGCGCCGCGGCGGGAAGACCCGCGTGCTGCGCGGGGTCGACGCCACGGTCGACGCCACGACGGCGGCGGAGGGTGACGCGGCGGCCGACGGCGAGCTCGCGCGCGTGGCGTCCGAGCTCCGCCTCGTGAAGGACGCGTGGGAGGTCGAGGAGCTGCAGGAGGCCTGCGACATCACCACGCTGGGGTTCGAGGACGCGGTGCGCGAGTGGCCGCAGGTGCTCGAGCACGGCGAGCGCTGGCTGGAGGGCACGTTCTTCCGCCGGGCGCGGGCGATGGGCAACGATCTGGGGTACGACTCGATCGTCGGCGCCGGGTCCCACGCCACCACGCTGCACTGGATCGACAACACCGGCCCCGTGGTGCCCGGCCAGCTCATCCTGCTCGACATGGGCGTGGAAGGCCGGAACCTCTACACGGCCGACGTCACGCGCACCCTGCCGGTCGACGGCCGGTTCACGCCCCTGCAGCGCGACCTCTACCAGCTCGTGCTCGACGCCCAGCAGGCCGGGATCGACACGGTCCGGCCCGGCGTGGCGTTCACGGCCGTCCACCAGGCTGCGATGACCGTCCTCGCGCACGGTCTCGGTGACCTGGGGCTGCTCCCCTGCTCGCCGGAGGAGGCGCTCGACCCGGACAGCCGCGTCTACGCGCGGTGGACGCTGCACGGCACGAGCCACATGCTCGGCATGGACGTCCACGACTGCGCCCAGGCCTCGGTCGACGTCTACCCGCGGGGCGACCTGGCCGAGGGCATGTGCCTCACGGTCGAGCCGGGCCTCTACTTCCAGGCGGACGACCTGCTCGTGCCCGAGGAGCTGCGCGGGATCGGCATCCGCATCGAGGACGACGTGCTCGTGACGGCGGACGGCTGCCGCAACCTGTCGGCCGCGCTCCCCCGCACGGTCAGCGACGTCGAGGAGTGGATGGGGCGGCTCGTCCCCTGA
- a CDS encoding HNH endonuclease signature motif containing protein produces the protein MDRGTRHTAATAATALIDAVRERTHAARVAEAAAFVAVGDWATAHTSDEVVGDPITVLGEWHEESYAEKLAGDQFLELGGPGAPVVAEFCIGEVAAARGCSFDAARRLVGDAVELRYRLPRVHARIAAGEVDVWRGRRIAQATRTLTFEGAGFVDRHVAYVAGKATGPEVDRLVVEAAARFDPETTEAERAEADGGRHLTIELGDVGYADPLTGTLRGTVDVHGTLDLADALDLERTVAHVARQLVELGCDQDLDVRRSMALGEVARRCDGISTLEYDEGQPPTPTRTRREVVLFVHLDQAAITGTLTGFGPGIDACTGTTGIDLARLDTPGLPRGTVTAEQVQTWCASPDTTVTIKPVIDLNQHDAVNGYTPPDWIADHVRVRWPRCVFPYCTRSSRTADLDHRQAYDENGPPGQTSTTNLFPLCRRHHRMKTHRELRTGKRWTYRPTNPDNGEPPNALIWTSPTGQTYLVDPDGTHPWPPPETT, from the coding sequence ATGGATCGGGGGACCCGGCACACGGCGGCGACTGCGGCGACTGCGTTGATCGACGCGGTCCGCGAGCGCACACACGCTGCTCGTGTCGCGGAAGCGGCTGCGTTCGTCGCCGTGGGCGACTGGGCAACGGCGCACACCTCCGACGAGGTCGTCGGGGATCCCATCACGGTGCTGGGCGAGTGGCACGAGGAGTCCTACGCCGAGAAACTGGCCGGGGACCAGTTCCTCGAGCTGGGGGGCCCTGGAGCGCCCGTGGTGGCGGAGTTCTGCATCGGCGAGGTCGCCGCTGCTCGGGGGTGCTCGTTCGATGCCGCACGGCGGCTGGTCGGGGATGCGGTGGAGCTGCGCTACCGCCTGCCCCGTGTCCACGCCCGGATCGCCGCGGGCGAGGTCGATGTCTGGCGAGGACGCCGGATCGCACAGGCGACACGGACGCTGACCTTCGAGGGCGCGGGGTTCGTGGATCGCCATGTGGCGTACGTCGCTGGCAAGGCCACCGGTCCCGAGGTCGACCGTCTGGTGGTCGAGGCCGCGGCGCGGTTCGACCCCGAGACCACCGAGGCCGAGCGGGCCGAGGCCGACGGGGGCCGGCACCTGACGATCGAGCTGGGCGACGTGGGCTACGCGGACCCGCTCACGGGCACGCTGCGCGGGACCGTGGACGTCCACGGCACCCTCGACCTGGCCGACGCGCTGGACTTGGAGCGGACGGTGGCCCACGTCGCGCGGCAGCTCGTCGAGCTGGGGTGCGATCAGGACCTCGACGTCCGCCGCTCGATGGCCCTGGGCGAGGTGGCGCGGCGCTGCGACGGAATCAGCACGCTCGAGTACGACGAGGGCCAGCCGCCCACGCCGACACGCACTCGGCGGGAGGTGGTGCTCTTCGTGCACCTCGACCAGGCCGCCATCACCGGCACCCTGACCGGATTCGGCCCCGGGATCGACGCCTGCACCGGCACCACCGGCATCGACCTCGCCCGGCTCGACACCCCCGGCCTACCCCGCGGCACAGTCACCGCAGAGCAGGTCCAGACCTGGTGCGCCAGCCCCGACACCACCGTCACGATCAAGCCGGTCATCGACCTCAACCAGCACGACGCTGTCAACGGCTACACCCCACCGGACTGGATCGCTGACCACGTCCGTGTCCGCTGGCCCAGGTGTGTGTTCCCGTACTGCACCCGCAGCTCACGCACCGCCGACCTCGACCACCGCCAGGCCTACGACGAGAACGGCCCACCCGGCCAGACCTCGACGACCAACCTGTTCCCGCTCTGCCGCCGCCACCACCGCATGAAGACCCACCGCGAGCTACGCACCGGGAAACGCTGGACCTACCGACCCACCAACCCGGACAACGGGGAACCACCGAACGCCCTCATCTGGACCAGTCCGACGGGCCAGACCTACCTCGTCGACCCCGACGGCACCCACCCCTGGCCACCACCAGAAACGACCTAG
- a CDS encoding septum formation family protein, with product MGDHDVPPGPPPEQFLRPTPVPPQDGAAAPPPYVAPPSSPYPAPPPYPAPWGGPVPPPRKSGTGLAVVVGIAVAAAALGVGLMLVDDALESPNAGTTMEGVDESDPWFVEDLDATPVRVEDLAVGDCFFDGPYVADDDLGTSWEVDLVDCADEHALEVVGEFELTGERLPRQNEAFFSDLEERCWSAFDDNVAPGVASDDRWINFYWPSRQSWDQGDRLVTCVAATDRLVRGSLVRGSGAA from the coding sequence GTGGGCGACCACGACGTCCCGCCCGGGCCGCCCCCGGAGCAGTTCCTGCGGCCGACGCCCGTCCCGCCGCAGGACGGCGCCGCCGCCCCGCCGCCGTACGTCGCGCCCCCGTCCTCGCCGTACCCCGCGCCCCCGCCGTACCCCGCCCCCTGGGGCGGTCCGGTGCCGCCGCCCCGGAAGTCCGGCACGGGCCTCGCCGTCGTCGTCGGCATCGCCGTGGCGGCCGCGGCGCTGGGTGTGGGTCTGATGCTGGTCGACGACGCCCTGGAGAGCCCGAACGCCGGCACCACCATGGAGGGCGTCGACGAGAGCGACCCGTGGTTCGTCGAGGACCTCGACGCCACGCCGGTCCGGGTCGAGGACCTGGCCGTGGGGGACTGCTTCTTCGACGGCCCGTACGTCGCGGACGACGACCTCGGGACCAGCTGGGAGGTCGACCTGGTCGACTGCGCCGACGAGCACGCGCTGGAGGTCGTGGGCGAGTTCGAGCTGACCGGCGAGCGCCTCCCGCGGCAGAACGAGGCGTTCTTCAGCGACCTCGAGGAGCGTTGCTGGTCGGCCTTCGACGACAACGTGGCTCCGGGCGTCGCGTCGGACGACCGGTGGATCAACTTCTACTGGCCCTCCCGGCAGTCGTGGGACCAGGGCGACCGGCTCGTGACCTGCGTGGCCGCGACCGATCGGCTGGTGCGGGGGTCCCTCGTCCGCGGCTCGGGGGCCGCCTGA
- a CDS encoding DoxX family membrane protein, with product MTLARHALRVALGVFLVAAGVLHLTSLRTEFQAQVPSWFPVDADLVVVVSGVVEIALGLALLLAPARLRRLTGLVVAVFFVAVFPGNVAQYVEGTSAFGLDTDGARLTRLFFQPVLVLAALWACGWFGPKRAELGRTAR from the coding sequence GTGACCCTGGCCCGCCACGCGCTCCGGGTCGCGCTCGGGGTCTTCCTCGTCGCGGCCGGCGTGCTGCACCTGACCTCGCTCCGCACGGAGTTCCAGGCCCAGGTGCCGTCGTGGTTCCCGGTCGACGCCGACCTCGTGGTCGTCGTCTCCGGGGTCGTGGAGATCGCCCTCGGGCTCGCACTGCTGCTGGCCCCGGCGCGGCTCCGCCGCCTCACGGGCCTCGTGGTGGCGGTCTTCTTCGTGGCGGTGTTCCCGGGCAACGTGGCGCAGTACGTCGAGGGCACCTCCGCGTTCGGGCTCGACACCGACGGCGCACGGCTGACGCGCCTGTTCTTCCAGCCCGTGCTGGTCCTGGCGGCCCTGTGGGCGTGCGGATGGTTCGGGCCGAAGCGCGCCGAGTTGGGTCGGACGGCGCGGTAG